The Oncorhynchus keta strain PuntledgeMale-10-30-2019 unplaced genomic scaffold, Oket_V2 Un_scaffold_5444_pilon_pilon, whole genome shotgun sequence genome contains a region encoding:
- the gnb5b gene encoding guanine nucleotide-binding protein subunit beta-5b isoform X4, which translates to MQMACQGLASGETLKSLKAESETLRKKLEEERKKLHDVELEKVAEKAEALGELNMKTRRTLKGHGNKVLCMDWCKDKRRIVSSSQDGKVIVWDAFTTNKEHAVTMPTTWVMACAYAPSGCAIACGGLDNKCSVYPLSLDKDENLAAKKKSVAMHTNYLSGCTFTNSDMQILTSSGDGTSALWDVESGQLLQSFHGHSADVLTLDLAPSETGNTFVSGGSDKKANVWDLRSGQNVQSFDTHDSDINCVKYYPSGDAFASASDDSTCRLFDLRADREVSIYSKDSIMFGAASVDFSLSGRLLFAGYNDYTINVWDVLKGTRVAILFGHENRVSSLRVSPDGTAFCSGSWDNTLRVRQEGRGVGRELKQGGTTLYGSGPRAAVMSSERD; encoded by the exons tggagaAGGTAGCTGAGAAGGCGGAAGCTCTTGGTGAGTTAAACATGAAGACTCGGAGGACACTGAAGGGCCATGGCAACAAGGTGCTCTGTATGGACTGGTGCAAAGACAAACGACGCATTGTCAGCTCCTCacag GATGGGAAGGTCATCGTATGGGATGCTTTCACCACCAATAAG GAACATGCAGTGACCATGCCGACTACGTGGGTGATGGCGTGTGCTTACGCCCCCTCTGGCTGTGCCATCGCCTGTGG gggATTGGATAATAAGTGCTCAGTGTACCCTCTCTCATTGGACAAGGACGAGAACTTGGCGGCCAAGAAGAAGTCGGTTGCCATGCATACCAACTACCTGTCCGGCTGCACCTTCACCAACTCTGACATGCAA atcttgACATCCAGTGGGGACGGTACCAGTGCGCTGTGGGACGTGGAGAGTGGTCAGCTGCTGCAGAGTTTCCACGGTCACTCTGCTGATGTCCTCACTCTGGACCTCGCCCCCTCTGAGACTGGAAACACCTTCGTCTccggg GGTTCTGATAAGAAGGCTAACGTTTGGGACTTGCGCTCAGGGCAGAACGTCCAGTCGTTTGATACCCACGACTCTGACATCAACTGTGTCAA gtactACCCCAGTGGCGATGCTTTTGCCTCTGCTTCTGACGACTCTACC TGCCGTCTGTTTGATCTCAGGGCTGATCGGGAGGTGTCCATCTACTCCAAAGACAGCATAATGTTTGGAGCCGCCAGTGTGGACTTCTCTCTTAGTG gTCGTCTGTTGTTTGCTGGCTATAATGACTACACCATCAATGTGTGGGACGTCCTGAAGGGGACCAGAGTAGCCATCCTGTTTGGTCATGAGAACAGAGTCAGCTCACTCAGAGTCTCTCCTGATGGAACTGCTTTCTGCTCCGGGTCCTGGGACAACACTCTACGGGTGAGACAAGAGGGTAGGGGGGTCGGAAGGGAGCTGAAACAAGGAGGGACAACACTCTACGG ATCTGGGCCTAGagctgctgtgatgtcatcagAGCGAGACTGA